A genomic segment from Malus domestica chromosome 05, GDT2T_hap1 encodes:
- the LOC103408777 gene encoding uncharacterized protein isoform X1: protein MVELHSCAPLVNSSALCAIEEGMKGESVNIVAEISAELERERQKNAELMGRILILEAQLQEREKKEPPHRADGQDRSSNAMTRNLKKFKRRKTELDNNGIEDGNVIPTVMALQKKHHKQCLALKDRILEDRLVNWMSMEETQFLHLGKVKDGGDSADCGVTDDSDDEDDDYREEDYVNNACKEGEVADDVSRIVSEPKCEVVDKGLDAQCEIVFAGGNEPVIPNANQETNEPPDTGPVCDEMQLHTGNNKEPSDFGSGKVPSDTLNFSEFFHAGSTSTSQQKKPPKVAFCPKEVKRIIDSEALLQKNAQSHTMRKIIVFASLGIRHGCEDIYELDFNHFSILRKGEPFVSSKDPGEHVLYENPGVRRKVFYPNQQNPTLCPVKILEEEKAMRPSDSSCPSWLFLCIKYGGRTRNLPQNEYVRQRMGRNKLKSFGPLMCRMAMLVHVRSGSFFFKTLGITLLFMAGFPDDLVQRETKYRNLDLLQKYYRTDEDAEEEELFLPHPMTSDTQASPSSQQFCGKSGSTKTKAKKQTHPNSKPNIQRSSFPQTALLSSAPPTQFGGHQTSILHAQAMATFLSQTPLDAQPIPNSAIANAGTSISYSGQTPYHIFPPQPANTFMPMVYWPPPNTFSPGPYQSTYGYQSFPSTGNYFVHPQPYYNHPACSPLIPKMVEAAGKNGVASAEADSGYDCSSSSTEPKKN, encoded by the exons ATGGTGGAGCTTCACTCTTGTGCTCCTCTGGTAAATTCTTCTGCACTGTGCGCTATAGAGGAAGGAATGAAAGGTGAGAGCGTCAATATCGTTGCAGAGATTTCGGCCGAACTCGAGAGGGAACGGCAGAAGAATGCAGAACTCATGGGGAGGATACTAATTCTTGAAGCTCAATTACAAGAACGAGAGAAGAAGGAGCCTCCACATCGAGCAGACGGACAA GACCGTTCTTCCAATGCAATGACAAGAAACTTAAAGAAGTTCAAGCGACGGAAGACAGAACTCGACAACAATGGAATCGAAGATGGAAATGTTATCCCAACCGTAATGGCTTTGCAGAAGAAGCACCACAAGCAATGCTTGGCCCTTAAAGATCGAATTCTGGAAGACCGTCTAGTCAACTGGATGAGCATGGAGGAAACTCAGTTTTTGCATTTAGGAAAAGTTAAAGATGGCGGAGATTCAGCAGACTGCGGTGTCACTGATGATAGCGATGACGAAGATGATGATTACCGGGAAGAGGATTATGTTAATAATGCCTGTAAAGAAGGGGAAGTTGCTGATGATGTTTCAAGAATTGTTAGTGAACCGAAATGTGAAGTTGTTGATAAGGGATTGGATGCGCAATGTGAAATAGTTTTTGCAGGTGGGAACGAGCCAGTGATTCCAAATGCGAACCAAGAAACGAATGAACCACCCGATACAGGACCAGTTTGTGATGAGATGCAACTTCACACCGGAAACAATAAGGAACCTAGTGATTTTGGAAGTGGCAAGGTGCCATCTGATACCCTTAATTTCTCAGAGTTTTTCCATGCAGGATCAACAAGCACATCGCAACAGAAAAAACCTCCGAAGGTGGCATTCTGCCCGAAAGAAGTGAAGAGAATAATTGATTCAGAAGCCCTGCTGCAGAAAAATGCTCAATCCCACACAATGAGGAAGATCATAGTTTTCGCATCACTCGGAATAAGGCACGGCTGTGAAGATATATACGAATTAGACTTCAATCATTTCAGCATTTTAAGGAAGGGAGAACCATTCGTGTCTTCGAAAGATCCTGGG GAGCATGTTCTGTATGAGAATCCCGGTGTTCGGAGGAAAGTATTTTACCCGAACCAACAGAACCCGACATTATGTCCTGTTAAAATACTCGAAGAAGAGAAGGCTATGCGACCATCGGATTCTAGCTGCCCATCATGGCTATTTCTCTGCATAAAGTATGGCGGAAGAACACGAAATCTTCCCCAAAATGA ATATGTCAGGCAGCGTATGGGAAGAAACAAGCTGAAGTCTTTCGGGCCACTAATGTGTCGAATGGCAATGCTCGTTCATGTTCGCAGtgggagcttcttcttcaagacCTTGGGCATCACTCTTCTTTTCATGGCTGGTTTTCCTGATGATCTGGTTCAACGAGAAACTAAATACCGGAACTTAGACTTGCTTCAGAAGTATTATAG GACGGATGAGGATGCTGAAGAGGAGGAATTATTTCTTCCACATCCTATGACTAGTGATACT CAGGCTAGTCCCAGTTCTCAGCAGTTCTGTGGCAAGTCTGGTTCAACAAAAACAAAGGCGAAAAAACAAACTCACCCAAATAGCAAGCCTAACATACAGAGATCGTCATTCCCACAGACTGCACTTTTGAGTTCTGCACCTCCTACACAATTTGGAGGTCATCAGACCTCTATTCTTCACGCTCAAGCAATGGCAACATTCCTGTCTCAGACGCCATTAGATGCTCAACCAATCCCAAACAGTGCAATCGCGAATGCTGGTACGAGTATCTCCTACTCTGGTCAAACCCCGTATCACATTTTTCCACCACAACCAGCAAACACCTTTATGCCTATGGTATATTGGCCTCCCCCAAACACATTTTCTCCGGGACCTTATCAATCTACATATGGGTACCAATCTTTCCCTTCTACCGGAAACTACTTCGTCCATCCACAGCCCTATTACAACCACCCGGCTTGCAGTCCATTGATCCCTAAAATGGTGGAAGCAGCAGGAAAAAATGGCGTGGCCTCGGCGGAAGCTGATAGTGGCTACGATTGCAGTTCAAGCAGTACTGAACCAAAGAAGAATTAG
- the LOC103408777 gene encoding uncharacterized protein isoform X2: MVELHSCAPLVNSSALCAIEEGMKGESVNIVAEISAELERERQKNAELMGRILILEAQLQEREKKEPPHRADGQDRSSNAMTRNLKKFKRRKTELDNNGIEDGNVIPTVMALQKKHHKQCLALKDRILEDRLVNWMSMEETQFLHLGKVKDGGDSADCGVTDDSDDEDDDYREEDYVNNACKEGEVADDVSRIVSEPKCEVVDKGLDAQCEIVFAGGNEPVIPNANQETNEPPDTGPVCDEMQLHTGNNKEPSDFGSGKVPSDTLNFSEFFHAGSTSTSQQKKPPKVAFCPKEVKRIIDSEALLQKNAQSHTMRKIIVFASLGIRHGCEDIYELDFNHFSILRKGEPFVSSKDPGEHVLYENPGVRRKVFYPNQQNPTLCPVKILEEEKAMRPSDSSCPSWLFLCIKYGGRTRNLPQNEYVRQRMGRNKLKSFGPLMCRMAMLVHVRSGSFFFKTLGITLLFMAGFPDDLVQRETKYRNLDLLQKYYRTDEDAEEEELFLPHPMTSDTASPSSQQFCGKSGSTKTKAKKQTHPNSKPNIQRSSFPQTALLSSAPPTQFGGHQTSILHAQAMATFLSQTPLDAQPIPNSAIANAGTSISYSGQTPYHIFPPQPANTFMPMVYWPPPNTFSPGPYQSTYGYQSFPSTGNYFVHPQPYYNHPACSPLIPKMVEAAGKNGVASAEADSGYDCSSSSTEPKKN; encoded by the exons ATGGTGGAGCTTCACTCTTGTGCTCCTCTGGTAAATTCTTCTGCACTGTGCGCTATAGAGGAAGGAATGAAAGGTGAGAGCGTCAATATCGTTGCAGAGATTTCGGCCGAACTCGAGAGGGAACGGCAGAAGAATGCAGAACTCATGGGGAGGATACTAATTCTTGAAGCTCAATTACAAGAACGAGAGAAGAAGGAGCCTCCACATCGAGCAGACGGACAA GACCGTTCTTCCAATGCAATGACAAGAAACTTAAAGAAGTTCAAGCGACGGAAGACAGAACTCGACAACAATGGAATCGAAGATGGAAATGTTATCCCAACCGTAATGGCTTTGCAGAAGAAGCACCACAAGCAATGCTTGGCCCTTAAAGATCGAATTCTGGAAGACCGTCTAGTCAACTGGATGAGCATGGAGGAAACTCAGTTTTTGCATTTAGGAAAAGTTAAAGATGGCGGAGATTCAGCAGACTGCGGTGTCACTGATGATAGCGATGACGAAGATGATGATTACCGGGAAGAGGATTATGTTAATAATGCCTGTAAAGAAGGGGAAGTTGCTGATGATGTTTCAAGAATTGTTAGTGAACCGAAATGTGAAGTTGTTGATAAGGGATTGGATGCGCAATGTGAAATAGTTTTTGCAGGTGGGAACGAGCCAGTGATTCCAAATGCGAACCAAGAAACGAATGAACCACCCGATACAGGACCAGTTTGTGATGAGATGCAACTTCACACCGGAAACAATAAGGAACCTAGTGATTTTGGAAGTGGCAAGGTGCCATCTGATACCCTTAATTTCTCAGAGTTTTTCCATGCAGGATCAACAAGCACATCGCAACAGAAAAAACCTCCGAAGGTGGCATTCTGCCCGAAAGAAGTGAAGAGAATAATTGATTCAGAAGCCCTGCTGCAGAAAAATGCTCAATCCCACACAATGAGGAAGATCATAGTTTTCGCATCACTCGGAATAAGGCACGGCTGTGAAGATATATACGAATTAGACTTCAATCATTTCAGCATTTTAAGGAAGGGAGAACCATTCGTGTCTTCGAAAGATCCTGGG GAGCATGTTCTGTATGAGAATCCCGGTGTTCGGAGGAAAGTATTTTACCCGAACCAACAGAACCCGACATTATGTCCTGTTAAAATACTCGAAGAAGAGAAGGCTATGCGACCATCGGATTCTAGCTGCCCATCATGGCTATTTCTCTGCATAAAGTATGGCGGAAGAACACGAAATCTTCCCCAAAATGA ATATGTCAGGCAGCGTATGGGAAGAAACAAGCTGAAGTCTTTCGGGCCACTAATGTGTCGAATGGCAATGCTCGTTCATGTTCGCAGtgggagcttcttcttcaagacCTTGGGCATCACTCTTCTTTTCATGGCTGGTTTTCCTGATGATCTGGTTCAACGAGAAACTAAATACCGGAACTTAGACTTGCTTCAGAAGTATTATAG GACGGATGAGGATGCTGAAGAGGAGGAATTATTTCTTCCACATCCTATGACTAGTGATACT GCTAGTCCCAGTTCTCAGCAGTTCTGTGGCAAGTCTGGTTCAACAAAAACAAAGGCGAAAAAACAAACTCACCCAAATAGCAAGCCTAACATACAGAGATCGTCATTCCCACAGACTGCACTTTTGAGTTCTGCACCTCCTACACAATTTGGAGGTCATCAGACCTCTATTCTTCACGCTCAAGCAATGGCAACATTCCTGTCTCAGACGCCATTAGATGCTCAACCAATCCCAAACAGTGCAATCGCGAATGCTGGTACGAGTATCTCCTACTCTGGTCAAACCCCGTATCACATTTTTCCACCACAACCAGCAAACACCTTTATGCCTATGGTATATTGGCCTCCCCCAAACACATTTTCTCCGGGACCTTATCAATCTACATATGGGTACCAATCTTTCCCTTCTACCGGAAACTACTTCGTCCATCCACAGCCCTATTACAACCACCCGGCTTGCAGTCCATTGATCCCTAAAATGGTGGAAGCAGCAGGAAAAAATGGCGTGGCCTCGGCGGAAGCTGATAGTGGCTACGATTGCAGTTCAAGCAGTACTGAACCAAAGAAGAATTAG
- the LOC103408778 gene encoding peroxidase 42-like, with product MASSSSSRILFFFFALLSLSAVSCFAESNEQDPGLVTDFYRDTCPQAEEVIREQVKLLYKRHKNTAFSWLRNIFHDCAVQSCDASLLLDSTRRSLSEKEMDRSFGMRNFRYIEEIKEALERECPGVVSCSDILVLSAREGVVRLGGPFIPLKTGRRDGRRSRAEILEQYLPDHNESMSVVLEKFADMGIDTPGVVALLGAHSVGRTHCVKLVHRLYPEVDPQLNPDHVPHMLKKCPDAIPDPKAVQYVRNDRGTPMIFDNNYYRNILDNKGLMMVDHQLATDKRTKPYVKKMAKSQDYFFKEFSRAFTILSENNPLTGNKGEIRQQCNVANKIRD from the exons atggcttcttcttcttcttccagaattctcttcttcttctttgctttgCTTTCTCTCTCAGCAGTTTCTTGCTTTGCTGAGAGCAATGAGCAGGATCCAGGTCTTGTCACCGACTTCTACAGGGACACGTGTCCTCAGGCTGAAGAGGTGATCAGAGAACAAGTCAAGCTTCTCTACAAGCGCCACAAGAACACCGCCTTCTCTTGGCTCAGAAACATCTTTCACGACTGTGCTGTCCAG TCATGTGATGCATCTCTGCTGCTGGACTCAACAAGGAGATCGTTGTCTGAGAAGGAGATGGACAGGAGCTTCGGTATGAGAAACTTTAGGTACATTGAAGAGATTAAAGAAGCTTTGGAGAGGGAGTGCCCTGGTGTTGTTTCCTGCTCAGATATTCTTGTCTTGTCTGCAAGAGAGGGTGTTGTTAGG CTAGGAGGCCCATTCATTCCTCTTAAAACTGGAAGAAGAGATGGAAGGAGAAGCAGAGCTGAGATCCTTGAGCAATACCTTCCTGACCACAATGAGAGCATGTCCGTTGTCCTTGAGAAGTTTGCTGACATGGGCATTGACACCCCCGGTGTGGTCGCCCTTCTAG GAGCTCACAGCGTTGGAAGAACACACTGTGTGAAGCTGGTGCACCGGTTGTACCCAGAGGTTGACCCTCAGCTCAACCCTGATCATGTCCCTCACATGCTCAAGAAGTGCCCTGATGCTATCCCCGACCCCAAAGCCGTTCAGTACGTGAGAAATGACCGTGGTACCCCCATGATCTTCGATAATAACTACTACAGAAACATCTTGGACAACAAGGGTTTGATGATGGTGGACCACCAGCTAGCCACGGACAAGAGGACAAAACCCTACGTCAAGAAAATGGCCAAGAGCCAAGACTACTTCTTCAAGGAGTTTTCGAGAGCCTTCACCATTCTCTCCGAGAACAACCCTCTCACTGGAAACAAGGGCGAGATCCGACAGCAGTGCAATGTTGCCAACAAGATCCGCGACTAG